From a single Glycine soja cultivar W05 chromosome 19, ASM419377v2, whole genome shotgun sequence genomic region:
- the LOC114400295 gene encoding myosin-binding protein 1-like → MMATTGISSSEWRKLSPGVTTALASAFLEWLLIFFLFIDAVFSYVIAKFAGYCKLQIPCLLCSRLDHVLGKEDLICSGHKTEISSLVLCRAHDKLVNVQGMCESCLFSFATINKSNAETYRLLVGKLGEGSVTRFDQDPLLGENSKCCSCCNEQWVLKGYDRRLVITKSIGSGNADFDESNVVGNKFHKKRRAKPFVSSRATHLRNKQADPLSHVGYTELKITSDTESEPDVSLSDDDGTSIPVQGTYDTKEDIEVPCEHMEPHIPDSNENLAFEKLGTSASGLQPSLSESGMQLENTDVHGTKSTAETTESRDGLAKLDSQQHVERNAVCASPRELISFNEVPASSNKIGVPVEVSKENYDLTTDEVGTKSKQRITTDCGEIIESVDKLTTSEAGLESTPFSSDIGQQNPNLLDLGDAYKLAVSNSRGRPGMPVEHWLGKDSTRISEDLKILLSQFSATRGTDLSVNDISPRLSINSDEVKTSDVSNCAGIQILQKMISLERNESGLSLDGSLVSEIEGESAVDRLKRQVDHDRKLMNALYKELEEERNASAVAANQALAMITRLQEEKATLHMEALQYLRMMDEESEYETEALQKANRLLVEKEKEIEELEAKLELYRKKFPDESVLENMVDTNSEMKVKDIGLDHCIEKDESILGKSVSENTNISDKSEFLPTSLEKQNVQSVKNSPLEFQDERLYISQRLKKLEKQVYFFLNIHQSQDNWLNSENDEKESLENCEKLDNDILMQETVCSPKLNSDDMGDDSSSKEPPVCKQNGELGYNGHSSPALCRNNDLSSTGSLVSDFIGRLQVLEADLSFLKHSINLSSNGEEGLKLLQEIADQLQQLRQIGIRELDQPVA, encoded by the exons ATGATGGCTACCACTGGAATTTCATCTTCTGAGTGGCGTAAGCTCTCCCCGGGTGTTACCACGGCCTTGGCATCGGCTTTTCTCGAATGGTTGCTGATCTTTTTCCTGTTTATCGATGCCGTTTTTTCTTATGTTATAGCAAAGTTTGCTGGTTACTGCAAATTGCAAATACCGTGCCTGTTGTGCTCAAGGCTTGATCATGTGTTAGGCAAGGAGGACTTGATTTGTAGTGGTCATAAGACGGAGATTTCTTCTTTAGTCCTTTGTCGTGCACATGATAAGCTTGTAAATGTTCAAGGAATGTGTGAAAGTTGCCTCTTCTCTTTTGCTACCATCAACAAATCCAATGCTGAAACTTACAGGTTATTGGTGGGTAAATTAGGGGAGGGATCTGTGACCAGATTCGATCAGGATCCATTACTTGGTGAAAATTCAAAGTGCTGTTCTTGTTGTAATGAGCAATGGGTTTTAAAAGGTTATGATCGAAGGTTGGTAATTACCAAGTCAATTGGGTCTGGCAATGCTGATTTTGATGAATCAAACGTTGTTGGAAACAAATTTCACAAGAAAAGAAGAGCTAAACcatttgtatcatccagagcTACACACCTTAGAAATAAACAGGCAGATCCTTTGTCTCATGTCGGTTACACTGAGCTAAAGATTACTTCGGATACTGAGTCTGAACCGGATGTTTCCTTATCTGATGATGATGGTACGAGCATACCAGTTCAGGGTACATATGACACCAAGGAAGATATAGAAGTTCCATGTGAACATATGGAGCCTCACATCCCCGATTCAAATGAGAATTTGGCTTTTGAGAAGCTAGGGACTTCAGCTTCTGGACTTCAGCCATCGTTATCAGAGTCAGGAATGCAATTAGAAAATACAGATGTTCATGGCACTAAATCTACAGCAGAAACAACAGAAAGTAGAGATGGCTTGGCCAAACTTGATTCTCAGCAGCATGTTGAGAGAAATGCTGTTTGTGCTTCCCCAAGAgagcttatttcctttaatgAAGTCCCTGCATCATCAAATAAAATAGGAGTTCCTGTTGAAGTATCAAAGGAAAACT atgATTTGACAACTGATGAAGTAGGGACAAAATCTAAACAAAGAATAACCACAGACTGTGGGGAAATAATTGAGTCAGTTGATAAGCTGACAACATCTGAAGCAGGTTTAGAGTCAACCCCCTTTTCTAGTGATATTGGTCAGCAAAATCCCAATTTACTAGATCTTGGTGATGCCTATAAGCTTGCTGTCAGTAACAGCAGAGGAAGACCTGGCATGCCTGTAGAACATTGGCTTGGAAAGGATTCTACAAGAATTAGTGAAGATTTGAAGATATTGCTGTCACAATTTTCAGCTACTCGAGGGACTGATCTGTCTGTTAATGATATCAGTCCTAGATTGTCTATAAACAGTGATGAAGTGAAGACTTCTGATGTTTCTAACTGTGCTGGAATCCAGATACTTCAAAAAATGATTTCACTTGAGCGAAATGAATCTGGTTTGTCTCTAGATGGAAGCCTTGTTAGTGAAATTGAAGGTGAAAGCGCAGTCGACAGGCTAAAAAGACAAGTTGACCATGACAGGAAACTTATGAATGCTTTGTATAAAGAGCTGGAGGAAGAAAGAAATGCTTCTGCAGTTGCTGCAAATCAAGCATTAGCCATGATCACAAGGCTGCAGGAAGAAAAGGCAACATTACATATGGAAGCCTTGCAATACTTAAGAATGATGGATGAGGAGTCTGAGTATGAAACAGAAGCTTTGCAAAAAGCTAATCGCCTTCTTGttgagaaggagaaagagataGAAGAGTTGGAAGCTAAGCTTGAGTTATATAGGAAGAAGTTCCCTGATGAATCAGTGCTGGAAAACATGGTGGATACAAACTCTGAAATGAAGGTGAAAGATATTGGATTGGATCATTGCATTGAAAAGGATGAAAGTATCCTTGGAAAGTCAGTTTctgaaaatactaatatatCTGACAAATCTGAATTTCTACCCACATCTCTGGAAAAACAGAATGTTCAATCTGTAAAAAATTCACCATTGGAGTTTCAAGATGAAAGGTTATATATTTCCCAACGTTTGAAGAAGTTGGAGAAGCAAGTTTACTTTTTCCTGAATATTCATCAATCTCAGGATAATTGGCTAAATTCTGAAAACGATGAAAAGGAATCTCTGGAAAACTGTGAGAAGTTGGATAATGATATTCTAATGCAAGAAACTGTTTGTTCTCCTAAATTAAATTCAGATGACATGGGTGATGATTCCTCATCCAAGGAACCTCCAGTTTGCAAGCAAAATGGTGAACTTGGATACAATGGACATAGCTCCCCTGCGCTCTGTAGGAATAATGATTTATCTTCTACTGGTAGTTTGGTTTCAGATTTTATTGGAAGGTTGCAAGTTCTTGAGGCAGATTTGAGTTTCCTTAAGCATAGTATCAACTTATCGAGCAATGGAGAAGAAGGACTTAAATTATTGCAGGAGATAGCTGATCAGCTACAACAATTACGCCAGATTGGGATAAGAGAATTAGATCAACCTGTTGCTTGA